In a single window of the Gadus macrocephalus chromosome 6, ASM3116895v1 genome:
- the tctn2 gene encoding tectonic-2, with the protein MAITFSFILCLFLFSSDSLSNTEGDIVFQPSYSVATGPSVTIYLLGNASDRLLFLKNTSPSNTGSLPPPSCTVEPTQWLLTKEQIGKTAVRIQLKLERSLQLCGNNETDTDCCQQPLCVLETLELSACQEGVPPVSMYIQAQIYATFSPTNPGSENRTVLPNQVYQPLGSCPCDLTSGLCNVRCCCDQDCSEEVLKLFEGHCLQGPFGGQVSPAPDYQCSAQSTANAPDWFPFLCVMSAPENNPYLGLFYQGKTLIPKPSPSFQRPVLSAPLPADEYRQGSPIFTMSDQYFTIPQELFAGQCANTAPVAYLKNFNIKCTTLIKFCPIGPPLQMSPSDLRVQVKDGQGGVITIDVLDEVAVDLSPFISSSESPYSTDEGQVCENVTLAMDYQFFWQANGLTSITLRRTVGTIVLNSSVAVTARYSSVFLSGNVTDQPKKSGNPGYLVGAPLLAGFGDTLGNTTFIERSSINIWQPVGDGVCSTAERRPVMFGVNATAGCLLAVSQYNLTQCDVLREMVASLQASLVMATHVAKTGDPDFQRMADWLKLSYVLVNGSSADGDGWCSGVLWHQHVHVRSAVTGEVGGVPQREIQALTISYKMSSWRLECGGGDPSSCLDPMETQLFPVSSSVTFTDVLVNSGPPKTRFQVNFTEYDCDRNDVCWPELAFPLTRYYTGEPYSQSLAKGLILVFFFIVASVLGTPWKQIRQAWNTSSL; encoded by the exons ATGGccatcacattttcatttattttatgtttatttttattttcatcggATTCCCTATCAAATACAGAGGGGGATATAG TTTTTCAGCCCTCCTACTCTGTTGCAACTGGACCTTCCGTGACGATATATTTGCTCGGAAATGCGTCGGACCGACTTCTGTTTCTGAAAAACACATCTCCATCTAACACAG GgagccttcctcctccatcttgcACTGTAGAGCCTACACAATGGCTTCTCACAAAGGAACAAATTGGAAAG ACAGCAGTTCGAATCCAACTGAAGCTTGAGCGAAGTCTGCAGTTGTGTGGGAACAATGAGACGGACACAGACTGCTGTCAACAGCCTCTGTGTGTTCTTGAGACACTCGAACTGTCTGCCTGTCAGGAAGGAGTCCCACCAGTCTCCATGTACATCCAGGCCCAGATATACGCCACATTTTCACCCACTAACCCTGGATCAG AGAATAGAACTGTGCTTCCTAACCAAGTGTACCAGCCTCTGGGGTCCTGTCCCTGTGATCTGACGTCAGGCCTGTGTAACGTACGCTGCTGCTGTGACCAG GACTGCTCCGAGGAAGTGTTGAAGCTGTTTGAAGGCCACTGCCTTCAAGGGCCCTTCGGTGGGCAGGTGTCTCCTGCCCCGGATTACCAGTGTTCAGCCCAGTCCACCGCCAACGCTCCGGACTGGTTTCCATTCCTCTGTGTCATGTCGGCGCCGGAGAACAACCCCTACCTGGGTCTGTTCTACCAGGGAAAGACTCT CATACCAAAGCCTAGCCCGTCCTTCCAAAGGCCCGTGCTGTCAGCACCCCTCCCTGCTGATGAATATCGGCAAGGAAGTCCCATCTTCACCATGAGTGATCAATACTTCACCATCCCTCAG GAACTTTTTGCAGGGCAGTGTGCCAATACTGCTCCTGTAGCTTATTTGAAAAACTTCAACATCAAATGTACAACTCTTATCAAATTCTGTCCAATTGGACCTCCTTTACAAATGTCTCCAAGTGATTTAAGAGTTCAAGTCAAGGACGGCCAAGGAG GTGTGATAACGATTGATGTCCTAGATGAAGTCGCTGTGGATTTAAGCCCATTCATTTCAAGTTCTGAATCCCCCTATTCAACAG ATGAGGGACAGGTGTGTGAGAATGTGACCTTGGCCATGGATTACCAATTCTTTTGGCAAGCAAATGGCCTCACAAGTATAACACTGAGGCGTACTGTTGGAACCATTGTGCTGAACAGTAGTG TGGCGGTGACTGCAAGGTATTCTTCTGTCTTTCTGAGCGGGAATGTTACTGATCAACCTAAGAAGTCGGGAAACCCAG GGTACCTGGTGGGAGCGCCGCTGCTGGCCGGGTTTGGGGATACTTTGGGCAACACCACATTCATAGAGAGGAGCTCAATAAATATTTGGCAACCAG TTGGTGACGGTGTCTGTTCTACGGCTGAGAGGAGACCGGTTATGTTTGGAGTGAACGCCACAGCGGGATGCCTTCTGGCTGTCAGCCAGTATAACTTGACCCAGTGTGATGTTCTGAG GGAGATGGTCGCCTCTCTCCAAGCTTCCCTAGTGATGGCGACACACGTGGCGAAAACGGGGGACCCCGATTTCCAAAGGATGGCAGACTGGCTAAAGTTAAGCT ACGTGCTGGTGAATGGGAGCAGCGCTGATGGAGACGGGTGGTGCTCCGGTGTCCTGTGGCACCAACACGTGCACGTCAGGAGCGCTGTCACAGGCGAGGTGGGCGGCGTGCCTCAGAGGGAGATACAGGCCCTAACCATCAG TTACAAAATGTCCAGTTGGAGGTtggagtgtggaggaggagacccTTCTTCCTGTTTGGATCCAATGGAGACACAACTgtttcctgtctcctcctcggtCACCTTTACAGACGTCCTTGTTAACTCAGGGCCCCCCAAAACCAG GTTCCAGGTCAACTTCACAGAGTATGACTGTGACAGGAATGATGTATGCTGGCCAGAACTTGCATTTCCTTTGACCAGATATTACACAG GTGAGCCATATTCACAGTCATTGGCAAAAGGCCTCATCTTGGTTTTCTTCTTCATCGTTGCCTCAGTTCTTGGAACTCCATGGAAACAGATTAGACAGGCGTGGAATACCTCCTCATTGTAA